A stretch of Cytophagales bacterium DNA encodes these proteins:
- a CDS encoding Na(+)-translocating NADH-quinone reductase subunit A has translation MSQTIKLKKGFDINLAGKATNTTHNIDQPETFALKPTDFHGITRPKLLIKEGDNVKAGTPIMYDAVMESVVFSAPVSGEVVEVKRGAKRKLLEIKILADKEVEFEAYAKHSISDIASLSREEAVDKLSKGGAWVNLTQRPFGTIANPADSPKAIFISGFDTHPLAPDLDYALAGEEQSFQAGLDVLKKLTDGKVHLNVDGSGEVLRIYSAVSGVEINKFSGPHPAGNVGVQIHHLDPINKGDIAWTCTPHGVVQIGKFFLEGKYDTSKLVAVTGSSVKNTGYVKTYSGALVGKLVADNVEGDHNRFISGNVFTGESVGEEGYLGFQHTQITVIPEGDEEEFLGWLKPTTKKLSFHKSIGLLSFLNKKEFTVDTNTHGEERGFVMTGAFEKVMPMDVLPTYLFKAILANDYDEIEALGIFELLEEDIALCEFIDVSKNDLQHILREGIELIRNS, from the coding sequence ATGTCGCAGACCATCAAACTGAAGAAAGGTTTTGACATCAATTTGGCAGGGAAGGCTACAAATACGACCCACAATATTGATCAACCGGAGACTTTCGCACTTAAACCCACCGATTTTCACGGTATTACCCGACCTAAGCTTCTTATTAAAGAGGGAGACAATGTAAAAGCAGGTACGCCCATCATGTATGATGCGGTCATGGAATCTGTTGTTTTCTCGGCTCCTGTAAGCGGAGAGGTAGTTGAGGTGAAAAGAGGGGCAAAGAGAAAGTTACTCGAAATTAAAATTCTGGCCGATAAGGAAGTAGAATTCGAGGCATACGCCAAGCACTCTATTTCTGATATTGCTTCTCTGTCCCGAGAAGAAGCGGTAGATAAATTGAGCAAAGGCGGTGCCTGGGTAAACCTGACCCAACGGCCTTTTGGTACCATCGCTAATCCTGCTGATAGCCCAAAGGCGATCTTTATTTCAGGATTTGATACGCATCCTTTAGCTCCTGATCTTGATTACGCACTAGCTGGTGAAGAGCAGAGCTTTCAGGCGGGACTTGATGTGTTGAAAAAACTAACTGATGGTAAAGTACACCTGAATGTGGATGGAAGCGGCGAAGTACTTCGTATTTACTCTGCTGTTTCAGGTGTAGAAATCAATAAGTTTAGCGGACCTCACCCGGCGGGTAATGTTGGTGTTCAGATCCATCACCTGGATCCGATCAACAAAGGAGACATTGCCTGGACTTGTACGCCTCACGGTGTGGTTCAAATCGGTAAATTCTTCCTGGAAGGAAAATATGATACTTCTAAGCTGGTTGCCGTTACAGGTTCTTCAGTGAAGAATACCGGATATGTGAAGACATATTCTGGCGCATTAGTAGGCAAACTGGTTGCCGATAATGTTGAAGGAGATCATAACCGATTCATTTCTGGCAATGTATTCACAGGAGAGTCTGTAGGTGAAGAGGGATATCTTGGATTTCAGCATACGCAAATCACGGTGATCCCTGAAGGTGATGAAGAGGAGTTCCTTGGTTGGTTGAAGCCTACGACCAAAAAATTAAGTTTCCACAAATCGATTGGTTTGCTTTCTTTCCTGAACAAGAAAGAATTCACAGTGGATACAAATACACACGGGGAGGAAAGAGGTTTCGTGATGACCGGAGCATTTGAGAAGGTCATGCCAATGGACGTATTACCTACCTATTTATTTAAGGCGATTCTGGCCAATGATTACGACGAAATCGAGGCCTTAGGCATATTTGAGTTGTTGGAAGAAGATATAGCTCTTTGCGAATTCATCGATGTATCGAAGAATGACTTGCAGCACATCTTAAGAGAAGGGATAGAATTAATTAGAAATAGCTGA
- a CDS encoding 4-hydroxy-3-methylbut-2-enyl diphosphate reductase has protein sequence MEIEIDQNSGYCFGVEFAIQMAEDEMAEGHGLYCLGDIVHNRMEVERLHQKGLRVIDREELTEIKDAKVLIRAHGEPPETYKIALENNLELIDASCPVVLKLQNRVKHAYDEVVNRKGQIVIYGKPGHAEVIGLTGQTANEAIIVFEEKDLEQIDFDRPIILFSQTTKSTKGFYNLKAQIEERIKNTKGELFDGDFKANDSICRQVSNREPQMQKFSQKHDVVLFVAGKKSSNGKALYGVCKQFNERSYFIESEKDLNMNWLRENDSIGICGATSTPRWLMEQVAAHIEAQMEPSEML, from the coding sequence ATGGAGATTGAGATTGATCAGAATTCAGGTTATTGTTTTGGGGTAGAGTTTGCCATTCAGATGGCGGAAGATGAGATGGCCGAGGGCCATGGCCTGTATTGTCTTGGAGATATCGTGCACAATCGCATGGAAGTGGAGCGGTTGCATCAAAAGGGGTTGCGGGTGATTGATCGGGAGGAGTTGACCGAAATCAAAGATGCCAAGGTGTTGATCCGAGCCCATGGGGAACCACCTGAAACTTATAAAATCGCGCTTGAAAACAACCTGGAACTCATTGACGCCAGTTGTCCGGTCGTATTGAAACTTCAGAATCGTGTCAAGCACGCTTATGATGAAGTGGTCAATAGAAAAGGGCAAATTGTTATATATGGTAAGCCGGGGCACGCAGAAGTGATTGGCCTCACAGGTCAGACAGCAAATGAAGCGATTATCGTATTCGAGGAGAAAGACCTGGAACAAATCGACTTTGACCGACCTATTATTTTGTTCAGTCAGACGACAAAAAGTACCAAAGGTTTCTATAACCTGAAGGCACAGATTGAAGAGCGCATCAAAAACACCAAAGGGGAATTATTCGATGGGGACTTCAAGGCCAATGATAGCATTTGCCGACAGGTATCCAACCGGGAACCACAAATGCAGAAGTTTTCTCAAAAACACGATGTGGTATTATTTGTGGCTGGGAAAAAGAGTTCCAACGGAAAAGCGCTATACGGCGTATGCAAGCAGTTCAACGAGCGATCTTATTTCATCGAAAGTGAGAAAGACCTGAACATGAATTGGTTGAGGGAAAACGACTCTATTGGCATCTGTGGAGCTACATCCACGCCTCGTTGGCTAATGGAGCAGGTAGCCGCTCATATTGAAGCCCAAATGGAGCCTTCAGAAATGCTCTGA
- the cmk gene encoding (d)CMP kinase, producing MNKIAVAIDGFSGCGKSSTARELAKALNYLYIDSGAMYRGVTYLLTDAGIDPSDHAGVSQVLDQLDLHFETNEEGIAHLHNGNQDLEPFLRTMDVNNRVSEVSAIPEVRTRLVRQQQELGKAGGIVMDGRDIGTVVFPDAELKLFLTADLNVRAERRKRELEGKGINATLDEIIRNFNERDKLDSKREVSPLTKAKDAIELDTSFLTFEEQINRVLTMAEEKIYGD from the coding sequence GTGAATAAGATTGCTGTTGCTATCGATGGATTTTCGGGTTGTGGGAAGAGTTCCACGGCACGTGAATTGGCCAAAGCCCTGAACTATCTCTACATAGATTCGGGAGCGATGTATCGAGGAGTAACGTATTTACTGACAGATGCTGGAATTGATCCGTCGGATCATGCGGGGGTGTCACAAGTGCTAGATCAACTGGACTTACATTTTGAGACCAACGAAGAAGGAATAGCACATCTGCACAATGGCAATCAGGATTTGGAGCCTTTTTTAAGAACCATGGACGTAAATAACCGGGTAAGTGAAGTGAGTGCGATCCCTGAAGTTCGCACCAGATTGGTCCGTCAGCAGCAGGAGTTAGGGAAAGCTGGTGGCATTGTAATGGATGGTAGGGATATTGGCACTGTCGTGTTTCCGGATGCCGAGCTGAAGCTTTTTTTAACTGCGGACCTTAACGTCCGGGCGGAGCGAAGAAAGAGAGAATTGGAAGGTAAAGGAATAAACGCTACTTTAGATGAGATAATAAGGAACTTTAATGAACGTGATAAGTTAGACTCAAAGAGAGAAGTCAGTCCGTTGACGAAGGCAAAAGATGCCATCGAATTAGACACTTCTTTCCTTACTTTCGAAGAGCAGATCAATAGGGTATTAACAATGGCGGAGGAAAAAATTTATGGAGATTGA